The Amblyomma americanum isolate KBUSLIRL-KWMA chromosome 6, ASM5285725v1, whole genome shotgun sequence genome has a window encoding:
- the LOC144095531 gene encoding uncharacterized protein LOC144095531 codes for MRYVTDEPVETRTSEMLASDMKLAVRFKDNVNGVKGPSALLSLKGFDLVNGQSVEYMQCVLQGVTKQLTETILSSSNCDQRFYIGAPSTVAFIDTRLLAIKPPHCITRLPRPLRERGYWKASEWRQWLLFYALPCLEGILRPEYWKHLSKLSEAIHIFLREELSPSEIDRAETLLNTFVFRCQTLYGTAFMTFNVHILQHLGNCSRSLGPLWAHSAFVFEGGNGSIVRLVSAANVLPHQITERVIMLQKLHWLIQGDLLTEEENQVCKGLIGYTPVKNALHVHDLSLLGRGKDIAFSTTEQEKIQLCCGVSVTRGVEYERFIKGKQIYHSTGYQRPSKSDTTFVQTDRGEYKELRKYCS; via the exons ATGCGGTATGTGACCGACGAACCAGTCGAAACAAGAACATCAGAAATGCTTGCCTCAGATATGAAGCTGGCAGTTCGCTTCAAGGACAATGTCAACGGTGTAAAAGGACCATCTGCATTACTCAGCCTGAAAG GCTTCGACCTCGTCAATGGCCAGAGCGTCGAGTACATGCAGTGTGTTCTCCAAGGGGTCACAAAGCAACTGACTGAAACTATCCTGTCATCTTCAAACTGTGATCAGCGCTTCTATATAG GTGCACCTTCAACTGTGGCTTTCATAGACACAAGGCTTCTTGCAATAAAGCCTCCACATTGCATCACAAGACTACCACGACCACTCAGGGAACGAGGCTATTGGAAAGCCTCTGAatggaggcagtggcttttgtTTTATGCCCTTCCATGCCTTGAAGGCATCCTTCGACCGGAGTACTGGAAGCATCTGTCAAAGCTATCAGAGGCCATCCACATTTTCCTTCGTGAAGAGCTGTCTCCATCTGAAATCGATAGAGCAG AGACTCTTCTGAACACCTTTGTTTTCCGCTGCCAGACACTGTATGGGACGGCATTCATGACGTTCAACGTTCACATCTTGCAACACCTTGGAAACTGCTCCCGTTCACTTGGACCACTTTGGGCTCATTCAGCCTTCGTATTTGAGGGTGGCAATGGCAGCATTGTGCGGCTCGTGTCAGCAGCAAATGTTTTGCCGCACCAGATTACTGAAAGAGTGATCATGCTGCAGAAGCTCCACTGGCTAATTCAAGGGGACCTTCTTACAGAAGAAGAAAACCAGGTCTGCAAGGGCTTGATAGGCTACACACCCGTAAAAAATGCCTTGCATGTGCATGACCTTTCTCTGTTAGGAAGAGGTAAAGACATAGCCTTCAGCACCACTGAGCAGGAGAAAATTCAGCTTTGCTGTGGAGTTTCTGTAACACGTGGCGTGGAGTATGAGCGGTTCATAAAGGGCAAGCAGATATATCACAGCACTGGATATCAAAGACCATCAAAATCAGACACAACTTTTGTGCAGACGGACAGGGGGGAGTACAAGGAATTGAGAAAATACTGTTCTTGA
- the LOC144095532 gene encoding uncharacterized protein LOC144095532, translating into MLAYVKYEDKARAILPVNLIKLFEPESLDDFDPRKQVNAFWCSEDRSIFGYYPAFVHALADDLELMHSKLKSFRDSFPRVIDVDLQCSKEPVGKRRKMPSSKGKKKYRAEAVDLVNEAIVEQCGTELEPPPPPFGVRAKSGPDNSDLVHCIETAVLPGLRRCG; encoded by the exons ATGCTTGCGTACGTTAAGTACGAGGACAAAGCTCGGGCCATATTGCCGGTTAATTTAATCAAGCTCTTTGAGCCTGAAAGCCTCGATGATTTCGACCCTAGAAAACAAGTCAATGCATTTTGGTGCTCCGAAGACCGGAGCATTTTCGGCTACTACCCGGCCTTTGTTCACGCATTGGCAG ATGATCTCGAGCTGATGCATTCGAAGCTTAAAAGCTTTCGGGACTCCTTTCCGAGAGTGATAGATGTCGACTTGCAATGCAGCAAGGAACCAGTCGGCAAGAGAAGG AAGATGCCTAGTAGCAAAGGCAAAAAGAAGTACAGAGCGGAGGCTGTTGACCTCGTAAATGAGGCCATAGTAGAGCAGTGTGGCACCGAATTGGAG CCGCCACCCCCACCATTTGGTGTCAGAGCCAAGAGCGGACCAGATAACAGCGACTTGGTGCACTGCATTGAGACTGCTGTACTGCCTGGCTTGCGCCGCTGCGGCTGA